CTCTGCCCGAGGACAGTGCCGAATTCCTCCGATCGGTAAAAACCTGATCCTTCAACCGGCATTTTTCTCTGGCGCGCTGGCCGAAAGTATGTTATAATGTATACAGCATGACATTACTTCAGAGCGTTGGGGTGAAACCGTGAAACGAACACAGATATACCTGCCGGAAGAGTTACACGATACGGTGCGACGTATTGCCTACGAGCAGCGGCGAAGCATGGCCGATGTTATTCGCGAGGCGGTGTCATCCTATGTGGACCGCCAGAGTGCAGATAGTGCTGGATCAAAAGATGTTGCGGCCCGCAAGACGGCCTGATCATCGTTATCGCACAGCAGATCGGTGATTTTGCGTCGGAGGCGACATTACAGCGACGAGCTTGGGTGTCAAGGCAATCATGATTAAATCAGTGGCTGATGTCGCCTCGGTTATCCGGGGTGGCCGGTCGCCAGGCTTATGTGGAGCGTCGGTATGGAATTAGGACAGGTTCGACAGATCGATATTCAGACGGAAATGCAGGGGGCCTATCTGGATTACGCCATGAGCGTCATCGTTGCGCGCGCTCTGCCCGATGTGCGGGATGGTCTCAAACCGGTGCACCGCCGCATACTTTATGCTATGCACGACATGGGCCTCGACCATGAAAAACCGCACAGGAAATCGGCCCGTATCGTAGGTGAAGTGTTAGGCAAATACCATCCCCATAGCGATGGGGCTGTCTATGATGCCATGGTTCGAATGGCGCAGGATTTCAGCTTGCGCTATACCCTTGTCGATGGGCAGGGCAATTTCGGTTCCATCGATGGCGATAATGCGGCGGCCATGCGTTATACCGAGGCGCGTCTCGAGTTGCTCGCCCACGAGATGCTTTCCGATATCGACAAAGATACCGTTGACTTCACCGTAAACTTTGACGGCATGTTGGAGGAGCCGACCGTGTTGCCGTCCGAACTGCCCAACCTGCTGGTAAACGGCGCCAGCGGCATTGCTGTCGGCATGGCAACCAATATTCCTCCCCACAACCTGGACGAGGTCTGCAATGCCTTGATTTACGTCATCGAGCGCTACGACGAGATTGATGAGATCACGGTTGCGGATCTGATGCAGTTCATCAAAGGGCCCGATTTTCCCACGGCGGGAATAGTCTACCGCTACAGCGGTGATGGAAGCGATGCTGAGGATGTAATTGCCCGTGCCTATGCTTCAGGTCGCGGGCGCTTTCGGATGCAGGCAAAGATCCATATCGAGGAGATGAGTCGCAACCGAAACCGCATCGTGGTGACCGAGTTGCCCTATCAGGTAAACAAGACCCGCCTCATCGAGCGAATCGCCGAACTGGCCCGGGATGAAAAGATCGAGGGCATCACCGATCTGCGCGATGAGTCGGACCGGGCCGGCATGAGGATCGTCATAGAATTGACCCGCAACGCAGACCCGAAGAATGTGTTGGCCGATCTCTATAAGTACACCCCAATGCAGCAGACCTTCGGCATGATCATGCTGGCGCTGGTCAACGGCGAACCCCGTCTGTTGAGCCTGAAGAGGGTGCTGCAATTTCACATTGAACATCGCCGGGAGATCATTCGCCGCCGCAGTGAGTTCAAGTTGAAGCGAGCCAGGGCGCGGGCTCACATCGTCGAAGGTTTGCTCCGGGCCATCGACATTCTGGACGAGATCATCGAAACCATCAGAAAATCCCGCAATACAGAAACGGCCCGCCGGAATCTGGTGCGACAGTTCAAGTTTACGCCGGTCCAGGCCCAGGCCATTCTTGATATGCCGCTCAAACGACTTGCAGGGTTGGAACGGAAGAGGTTGAGCGATGAGCTTGCCGACCTGCGGACGAACATTGCTTATCTGGAGGGCTTGCTGAAGGATCAAAAAAAGATCCTTGGTGTCATCCAGTCAGACCTTGTCGGTCTCAAGGAGCGCTACGCAGATCCAAGGCGCACACGCATCGTGGAACGTGGTGCCTCCCGCGAGAGTCTCACCGTTCGCGATATGCTGGCTGACGAGCCTGTGATGGTGGCAATGGCGTCAGACGGTCATTTGTTGCGGGAAAGCATGAGCGGGCGCCGCCGGGGCAAATTGCCTTCCAAGGTGGGCCGCCGCGCGCCCTCGGTGGTTTCTGCAGGTCGCACGCTCGACGAAGCGTTTCTCTTTTCAGCTGATGGTCGCATGGCGCATTTCGCGGTCCATCGATTGCCCGTCAATAACCCTATCCACGTGGCAGATCTGGGGTTCTTCAATCGCAACGACCGGATCGTCGGGCTTGTATTGGCGGCCAAGGACAACAACGGCGACCCCGAAGGTGACGAACGTTTCATTGCCATGTCCACGCGCGATGGTCGCGTCAAACGGATAAAGATCGGTGATGCCCGGGCCACGGTTCGCGTCTCGACCGCCATGAATGTCGAGCGAGGTGATGAGTTGGTTGGCGTGCAGTTGTCGGATGGCACCGGAGAGATCATGCTGACCACCAGGTTGGGCCAGGTGATCCGCTTCCGCGAATCCGACGTGCGCCCCATGGGTCTTTCGGCAGCAGGGGTTTGGGGCATGAAGTTAAGCAGCGGTGATGAGGTTGTCAGCCTGGCGGTAACACGACCTGATAGCGAACTGGTCATTGCGACCACAGCAGGCTACTTCAAGCGCACCCCTCTTGCTCAGTATTCGATCCAGGGCCGGCATGGCAGTGGCTTGACAGCCATTCGCCTGGGCCAGCGCAGTGGTGCCGTGGCGACAGCCCTCGTGGTTCAGCCCAGTGATGAGTTTTTCAGCGCCAGTCGGGGAGGGACTCTTCGGCGTATCGAATACGGGGAGATCTCCGCGGGTGGACGCAGTGCCATGGGAAAGATGCTGGTGCAACCGGCCAAAAACGATGCCGTAGTTGCCGTGCTTCATCTGCCTTCTGCTCGACCGGGACGAACCGGAGGCGGCCGTTCGGGAACGAAAACGCCGGAAACAGGGAAACCGGCCGCAGCGAAGAAAGTTGGAAAAACAAGGAAGCAGGCGGTCAGAGCTGCCGGTGCAGCGATGGCAGCGGGCGCAAGGACCAAAGCCTCGACAGCCACCAGGTCGCCAACCGCCGCGCGCAGGCAAAAGATAAAAGATGCTGCCAAAGGATCTGGAACAACCAAGAAGGTATCGCAGGGTAAACCGAGCGCGACCGGCAAACCGAAAGCGGGGTCATCCAGCGCCAGGACTTCCTCGACCAGTGGCAAAACGGCCACTGGAAAGGCGCCAGATTCTGGAAAAGAGAAGACACCGGCGGCCAAACGTGATCCTGCTGCCAGTTCAGGGTCGACTGCGAAGGGTGCGACAAAGAAGCCTGCCTCGAAACCTGTTCCAAAGGGGACGACAGGAACACGGAAAAAGAAAGCGCGGCAGCTTTCTCTCCTGGATAAGCTGCGCAGCGTTGGAAAGCAGTCATAAAAAAAAGCCCGGTATGAAAGGTGCCGGGCTTTGTTCAAGGTAGGGCGGGTGGGAGTCGAACCCACATGGGTGTTACCCCGGCGGATTTTAAGTCCGCTGCGTCTGCCATTTCGCCACCGCCCCAGATCAGGTTGATAGCAGATGGCCTATAGCTGACATCCGCTATAGGCCACTTATCCAGAGGCGACGGCCGGACTCGAACCGGCGATCAGGGTTTTGCAGACCCTTGCCTTAACCAACTTGGCCACGTCGCCTGACGTAGTTTCATTTTACCTGGGATGGCGGCTCTTGTCAACTGTCGCATGTTTTCGGTTGGGTATCGAAAATTGTCGCATAGTTCCGCTCGGCCGATCTCGGCTGGCATCGGGAAAACCTCCTGTGGAGGGAACTGTTACAGTGAACGATGATAAGATCTTGACCTGTCGCGAGTGCGGCACAAGGTTCATCTGGACCGCCTTTCAGCAGCGTTCAGCGACAGGGAAACCGGACTATTGTCCCGGATGTATCCAGTTGCTGCCCGGTTCCGGGCGACAACGGGGCACCATCAAGTTCTTCAACGCACGCCGAGGCTGGGGCTTTATCATAGGCACCGGCGGCGGGCAAGTCTTTTTCCATCGGAGTGGGTTGCAGGAAGGGAACAAACCAGGGGAAGGCGACCTGGTGGAATTCGCTGTCGAAGCAACCTCGCGAGGGCCCCAGGCAACCGGGATCATATCCCTCTAAGCGGTTCTTCAGTCGCCAACCCGGACAGCATGTCGTCATACTGTGGAGCCATGTGTCGCCAGTCGAATGACTCGACAACGGGCCGCAGACTTTGCTGCCGCACCATGTCGATTTTGCTGATCGCCCGGTGTAGCAAGGCCACCAGGTCTTCAGGTGACTCGTAGAGACATCGACTGTGATATTCGGAGGGGATCAGGTTGGGGTAGACCAGTCGATTAGGCAGTATCGGCCAGGTGTCGCAATACATGGCTTCGGCGATGCTCACGCCGAAAAACTCGTGGCGTGCGCAGGAGACGACCAGATCGGCCTTCCACAGCCATTCCCCGTACGCCAATCGATCTTTCGCATAGCCAAACTGAACAATGCGGTGGGGCAGACGTTCCCTGGCGCTCTCGAACTCGGTCGGAGTCAATCGAAAGCTTTCACCCAATAAAGCGACCCTGTAATCCGCTCCTGTCAACTCCAGGGCGTCGAGCGCATCGAAGAAGCTGTTGGGACCTTTATCGTGTTCCCAGCGGTGATTCCAGAGAAGCAGGGCAGGCCCGGCGTAAGGGATTGCCGGCCGGGCTTCGTCGAGGGAACCTAGTGCCAGGCCGACCGGCAGGACCTGGCTGCGCTTCTCTATCAGTCTGACGGTATCGGTTTCATTGAAATCGGGGAACTGTTTAAGGAATCGGGGCAGTCCGTCCAGGAAACTATCCCGGTTGAACCTGGAGTTCCACAGGATGCGATCGGCTGCCAGCGCGCTGGTGTAGTTGATGAACGGGTAATGCATATCGGTGCCGGCTGACTGCGTTCGACGCCGGCGGGAGTCGTCCCAGCTTTGGTCGACAGGATTGGCTGGATAGGCCAACTGGTTCTCGTGAAAGTAAAGGGCCACGGGGACGCCGCCGGTGACGTCCCGTGAGAGCGCCAGGAACGTGGCCAGGTCCAGCATGTCGGATGCCAGAATCACGTTGGGCCTCAGCCGGCTTTCCTTCAGCCGTCGGGCCAGCGTAACTGCAGCGCCGTGCATTCGCCACTTCCAGAAACGGCCTGGCAGGGTCAAGAGAGTGACATCATGCCGGCTGTGCCGCGCCAAACCCTCGGCCCAGGTAGCGTGGGAGCCGGTGAAGTAGGGTTCCAACAACAGGACCTTTTGAGGCATAATCTATCAGGATACCATTTTCAGTTTCGAATTCCCGCAGACGAGCGCTGGTTTTGGTAGATTGGAGAATTGAAGAGATCAGCGGAAATCTGCGGCGATCTGCGTGATCTGCGGCTTATTTCTCTCCGATTTCAATCTCAGCAGCTCTTTGTAGATCATATGGGTTTTGTGATCAGGGAAGCGAACCGTCGTGATTGGTCACCCCGGATCCGAGAACTGGATCTGGACTACCGTAGTGGCTGCCCGATTCTGCCAGTTCTTGCCCAACATCGGCTGGGTTGACGCCCTCCTGCAGCAGTCGAGCCGCCTGGCCAGACACGATAGGAGCCGAGAAGGAACTGCCAACCCAAAATCGCAAGCCACCTCCATTCTCGCTTACCGTGCTTATCACACCGAAAGGACATTGGGTATCGGCAGGATCACAATCAGCCGATCGCGGCAGGCAGGACTCGCTGGGCGTCAATTGACCATCCCCTCCGGGCGCAGCGACATCACCCCTGTTGGAGTAACAGGATGGCTTGGTGTAGATATTGCTGGCCGAAACACCCACCACATAGGGGAAATCAGCCGGCAAATCGGGGCTGGCAGCTTCGCCATCTCCCTCGATCTCAGCTGAACTGTTTCCGGCGGCTGCAACCACCACGATGTCATTGTTGTAGACCCGCGAGACAGCCTCTTCCAAGGAAACCACCTCGGCAGGTACCCGGTATTTTTCGACATTCCGGGGCTGGTGAACGCCCAGGCTCAGGTTGGCGACCGCTCTACCCTGTCCCTTGTTCTCAACCACCGAGTCGACAAAGCCGTTGAGTGCAACGATCAACGAAAAAAGATCGCCACACCCATACTTGTTCAGGACCGGATAAAGATGGATGTCTGTGACGGGAGCTACGGCGTTGACCAATCCTGCAACCATTGTGCCGTGCTCTGATGCATCTCCACCGGGGCTGCCGGGAGCGGGCTCGAGTCGATTTAGAATCGGAACGTCGTGCACCGTAAGTGCGAACGAAGCGGAATCTGCCTTCACTCTCGTTTGACCAGCCGACGAAAAGGGCGAGGTGTCGAAGACGCCAACGCGAATAGCAGCGAGCTCAGGCTGGCGCCACTCCTGGCTGTAGACTCTGCCGGCCCTGGCGGTTTTGAAGGCCCACTGGTTCCAGAAGGTGGTCTCGTCGCTCACCGATCCCGGGCCTCCCTGGCCACTGCCTTCCATCTCGAAGGGGCTGCCTTCCATTTCGAAAGGACTGCCTTCCATTTCGAATGGGTTACCGCAGGGACTGGCCCCTTGAGGCCCCACCAGGTAGTTTGGATCCGCAAACACCACACTTTGTCCCAGCTCGTTGATCCTTTTTACGACAACTTCCGGTTGCTCGCTCTCACTGTCGCCGTCGATGAAGTACAGCCGGGTTTCTACCTTGTCCTGGATATTGCTCCATGGGGGCGGTTCCGCCCACCCGCTGCGTTCACCTGGACGCATGGTGTCTCTGCGCACATACGATTTTGGGCTCGGGTAATACAGATAGCATACGGCCATCGGCTGAAGACTCACATCAAGCTCGGCGATCAGCCTGTCTATCTCGGCTCGCGGCCCGCTGACGATGACCTGCTGGTTTACATAGTGGCCTCGACTTGTGGTCTGCCCGCCGCTTTGCCCAGCTTTTAACGTGATGCAACGTTCGCCGTCGGGATCGAATGGTGGCAGCTCTCCTGGAGGGATCGTTGGCCTTTCTGGTTTTTCAGTTGGGGACGGGGGCGTCGGTTGATCAGGTTGTGGATATTGACATCCAGCGACGACGATGCTCAATACAAGCAGGCCCAGGCAAAGAGCTAACACGAATCTTCCAGGTTTGGCCATCATGATTCTTTCCTCCATAAGCTCGGTTCGATCAAGGAAACTGTGTGAAAAGTCTTGTCCATGGCTTGTTGGGTCTTCAAAGTGTGCTTTGCTGCATCAGGCGGGTTTCCAGGCCTGAATTGCAGCTTTCGAGCGGCCTGGGGAGACCGTTGACCCTTTTTCAAACAGCTACTAAAGGGCTCCCGGGTCGCCCACCAGAAAAAATGGTGCCCAGAAATAAGGATGGGCAACGATGCCGTCTTCTACCGAGGCAAGTTGCTGGTTGAAAAACTCGCGCTGGGCCTGGCGCAGCGCAGCGCCCTTGGCGAAGCCGTCAGCGAGTTTGCCGTAGAAGTTCTCCATGAACCGCGCTGTGGCACTATCCTCCACGGTCCACAAGGTGAGAAGTAGCGAGGCCGCGCCTGCGTACAAAAAGGCGCGCATCAATCCGAGAAGTTCGTCTCCCCCGGCGATTGCGCTGCGTCCGGTCTGGCAGGCGCTGAGCGTCACCAGCGACGCTTGCACCCGCTGGTTGAAAATATCAAGCGTTGTCAACCAGCTATCTTCAAGAGCGATTCCGGAAAAGAGGGGGTTGTCCGGCCTGAAATCGCCATGGGCTGCGATATGCACAATCTGGCATTCCCTCATGGCGTCCTTCAATTTACTTACCAGGGCCTGGTCTTCCAGCAATAGCTGGCCGTCGA
The Chloroflexota bacterium DNA segment above includes these coding regions:
- a CDS encoding CopG family transcriptional regulator, which gives rise to MKRTQIYLPEELHDTVRRIAYEQRRSMADVIREAVSSYVDRQSADSAGSKDVAARKTA
- the gyrA gene encoding DNA gyrase subunit A, whose translation is MELGQVRQIDIQTEMQGAYLDYAMSVIVARALPDVRDGLKPVHRRILYAMHDMGLDHEKPHRKSARIVGEVLGKYHPHSDGAVYDAMVRMAQDFSLRYTLVDGQGNFGSIDGDNAAAMRYTEARLELLAHEMLSDIDKDTVDFTVNFDGMLEEPTVLPSELPNLLVNGASGIAVGMATNIPPHNLDEVCNALIYVIERYDEIDEITVADLMQFIKGPDFPTAGIVYRYSGDGSDAEDVIARAYASGRGRFRMQAKIHIEEMSRNRNRIVVTELPYQVNKTRLIERIAELARDEKIEGITDLRDESDRAGMRIVIELTRNADPKNVLADLYKYTPMQQTFGMIMLALVNGEPRLLSLKRVLQFHIEHRREIIRRRSEFKLKRARARAHIVEGLLRAIDILDEIIETIRKSRNTETARRNLVRQFKFTPVQAQAILDMPLKRLAGLERKRLSDELADLRTNIAYLEGLLKDQKKILGVIQSDLVGLKERYADPRRTRIVERGASRESLTVRDMLADEPVMVAMASDGHLLRESMSGRRRGKLPSKVGRRAPSVVSAGRTLDEAFLFSADGRMAHFAVHRLPVNNPIHVADLGFFNRNDRIVGLVLAAKDNNGDPEGDERFIAMSTRDGRVKRIKIGDARATVRVSTAMNVERGDELVGVQLSDGTGEIMLTTRLGQVIRFRESDVRPMGLSAAGVWGMKLSSGDEVVSLAVTRPDSELVIATTAGYFKRTPLAQYSIQGRHGSGLTAIRLGQRSGAVATALVVQPSDEFFSASRGGTLRRIEYGEISAGGRSAMGKMLVQPAKNDAVVAVLHLPSARPGRTGGGRSGTKTPETGKPAAAKKVGKTRKQAVRAAGAAMAAGARTKASTATRSPTAARRQKIKDAAKGSGTTKKVSQGKPSATGKPKAGSSSARTSSTSGKTATGKAPDSGKEKTPAAKRDPAASSGSTAKGATKKPASKPVPKGTTGTRKKKARQLSLLDKLRSVGKQS
- a CDS encoding cold shock domain-containing protein; amino-acid sequence: MPGSGRQRGTIKFFNARRGWGFIIGTGGGQVFFHRSGLQEGNKPGEGDLVEFAVEATSRGPQATGIISL
- a CDS encoding DUF3524 domain-containing protein; protein product: MPQKVLLLEPYFTGSHATWAEGLARHSRHDVTLLTLPGRFWKWRMHGAAVTLARRLKESRLRPNVILASDMLDLATFLALSRDVTGGVPVALYFHENQLAYPANPVDQSWDDSRRRRTQSAGTDMHYPFINYTSALAADRILWNSRFNRDSFLDGLPRFLKQFPDFNETDTVRLIEKRSQVLPVGLALGSLDEARPAIPYAGPALLLWNHRWEHDKGPNSFFDALDALELTGADYRVALLGESFRLTPTEFESARERLPHRIVQFGYAKDRLAYGEWLWKADLVVSCARHEFFGVSIAEAMYCDTWPILPNRLVYPNLIPSEYHSRCLYESPEDLVALLHRAISKIDMVRQQSLRPVVESFDWRHMAPQYDDMLSGLATEEPLRGI
- a CDS encoding S8/S53 family peptidase, producing the protein MMAKPGRFVLALCLGLLVLSIVVAGCQYPQPDQPTPPSPTEKPERPTIPPGELPPFDPDGERCITLKAGQSGGQTTSRGHYVNQQVIVSGPRAEIDRLIAELDVSLQPMAVCYLYYPSPKSYVRRDTMRPGERSGWAEPPPWSNIQDKVETRLYFIDGDSESEQPEVVVKRINELGQSVVFADPNYLVGPQGASPCGNPFEMEGSPFEMEGSPFEMEGSGQGGPGSVSDETTFWNQWAFKTARAGRVYSQEWRQPELAAIRVGVFDTSPFSSAGQTRVKADSASFALTVHDVPILNRLEPAPGSPGGDASEHGTMVAGLVNAVAPVTDIHLYPVLNKYGCGDLFSLIVALNGFVDSVVENKGQGRAVANLSLGVHQPRNVEKYRVPAEVVSLEEAVSRVYNNDIVVVAAAGNSSAEIEGDGEAASPDLPADFPYVVGVSASNIYTKPSCYSNRGDVAAPGGDGQLTPSESCLPRSADCDPADTQCPFGVISTVSENGGGLRFWVGSSFSAPIVSGQAARLLQEGVNPADVGQELAESGSHYGSPDPVLGSGVTNHDGSLP